A single genomic interval of Penicillium psychrofluorescens genome assembly, chromosome: 2 harbors:
- a CDS encoding uncharacterized protein (ID:PFLUO_002704-T1.cds;~source:funannotate): MKELTFLTALGLISAVSAGIYTFPAAAPHVAYSVTLDSGVPFFQIVASTSYQWVALGEGSQMAGANIFVVYASGNDNITVSPRLGLGHIEPLFNPSAQVSLLEGSGIQDGYMTASIRCDSCLHWSGGSLDTTSPSSSWIWAVREGSPLDTTDQSASIVKHDTEGHQTIDLTQATVSSANMANSNPFSGFNGTFVAAAGASSGGGSASSGTMILVTHGFLMAFAFVVLFPSFSLFIRIIPYSKTVPRIHAPLQLFTLCVALAGLGIGVYLAVTGDFITSYHPIIGLITVGGILLIQPLMGIIQHLHFRKTGQKAWFAYVHRWFGRSMILLGIINGGLGFMLAGIGSSGVPRGAVIAYSVIAAGVVFVYIAVLASQAFLSKRRK, translated from the exons ATGAAAGAATTAACATTTCTGACGGCTCTCGGTCTTA TATCGGCTGTTAGTGCCGGTATATATACATTTCCTGCCGCCGCCCCGCATGTGGCCTACAGCGTCACCCTAGACTCGGGGGTCCCATTCTTCCAAATCGTCGCCTCTACTTCGTATCAATGGGTCGCTCTCGGTGAGGGATCGCAGATGGCCGGCGCCAATATCTTCGTCGTTTACGCATCTGGCAATGATAACATCACTGTGTCGCCCCGACTGGGTCTGGGCCACATCGAACCATTGTTCAACCCAAGCGCTCAGGTCTCTCTGCTTGAAGGGAGCGGCATCCAAGACGGCTATATGACAGCGAGTATCCGATGCGATAGCTGCCTTCACTGGTCCGGTGGATCTCTCGACACCACCAGTccctcgagcagctggatcTGGGCCGTTAGAGAAGGCAGCCCGCTCGACACAACCGATCAATCTGCATCTATAGTCAAGCACGACACTGAAGGCCACCAGACCATTGATTTGACTCAAGCAACTGTCTCGTCTGCAAATATGGCCAATAGCAACCCTTTCAGTGGATTCAATGGGACAttcgtcgccgccgcgggtGCTTCTTCGGGCGGCGggtctgcttcttcggggACTATGATTCTAGTCACTCACGGCTTTCTTATGGCTTTCGCCTTTGTGGTGCTGTTTCCAagtttctctctcttcataCGCATCATCCCTTACTCGAAGACCGTTCCTCGCATCCATGCACCTTTGCAATTGTTCACACTCTGCGTCGCGCTGGCCGGCCTGGGCATCGGGGTGTACCTGGCTGTCACGGGTGATTTCATAACCAGTTATCACCCCATCATCGGCCTTATCACAGTCGGAGGAATTTTGCTCATCCAGCCTCTCATGGGCATAATTCAGCATTTGCACTTCCGCAAGACAGGGCAGAAAGCTTGGTTTGCGTACGTCCATCGATGGTTTGGTCGTTCCATGATCCTCCTGGGTATCATTAATGGAGGACTGGGGTTTATGCTCGCTGGCATTGGAAGTTCAGGTGTTCCTCGGGGTGCAGTGATTGCCTATTCGGTTATCGCGGCAGGGGTTGTATTCGTATACATTGCTGTCTTGGCTTCCCAAGCTTTCTTGTCGAAGCGCCGGAAGTGA